In the Babylonia areolata isolate BAREFJ2019XMU chromosome 34, ASM4173473v1, whole genome shotgun sequence genome, one interval contains:
- the LOC143277573 gene encoding uncharacterized protein LOC143277573 yields MHNIQTPQSNIAAELKSLTLEALSTKYPPDTWARAYTDGSAEEAVKNGGSGVYVRFPDVKTISKSVATGNLSTNFRAEACALLLAAQTFSQEDTLPTNTVFLTDCKSILQSLQAPGGEEILTDIRQELNLLKQITAVVLQWIPPHCGIGGNEEADRLYKTGSKLEQPAHPSLLNTTTEEIPAAVRGLLWCVASSRHSSVSSL; encoded by the exons ATGCACAATATACAAACCCCACAAAGCAACATCGCAGCTGAACTAAAGTCGCTGACTCTGGAAGCACTAAGCACCAAATACCCTCCCGATACCTGGGCAAGGGCATACACAGATGGGTCTGCTGAAGAGGCAGTGAAGAACGGAGGAAGTGGGGTGTATGTTAGATTCCCTGATGTCAAAACCATCAGCAAGTCAGTGGCTACAGGCAACCTGTCCACCAACTTCCGTGCTGAGGCCTGTGCTCTGCTACTCGCAGCCCAGACTTTCAGCCAGGAAGACACACTacccaccaacacagtgttcctGACTGACTGCAAGTCTATCCTGCAGAGTCTCCAGGCGCCAGGAGGAGAGGAGATCTTAACAGACATCAGGCAAGAACTGAATCTCCTCAAACAGATAACtgctgtggtgctgcagtggatcCCACCCCACTGTGGCATAGGAGGCAATGAAGAGGCGGACCGCCTATACAAGAcaggcagcaaattagagcagCCAGCCCACCCA tcactgctgaacaccaccacaGAAGAAATCCCAGcggcagtgcggggtctcctctggtgtgtggcctcctcgcgACATAGCAGCGTCAGCTCCTTGTAG